The following proteins are encoded in a genomic region of Danio rerio strain Tuebingen ecotype United States chromosome 16, GRCz12tu, whole genome shotgun sequence:
- the rps27.2 gene encoding 40S ribosomal protein S27.2 — MPLAKDLLHPTPEEEKRRHKKKRLVQSPNSYFMDVKCPGCYKITTVFSHAQTVVLCVGCSTVLCQPTGGKARLTEGCSFRRKQH; from the exons ATGCCT CTCGCGAAGGATTTGTTGCACCCGACGCCAGAGGAGGAGAAGAGAAGACACAAGAAGAAGCGTCTCGTACAGAGTCCCAACTCTTATTTTATGGATGTCAAATGCCCAG GCTGTTATAAGATCACTACCGTGTTCAGTCACGCACAGACGGTGGTCTTGTGTGTAGGATGCTCCACTGTTCTCTGCCAGCCCACTGGAGGAAAGGCTCGCCTCACAGAAG GATGCTCGTTCAGAAGAAAGCAGCACTAG
- the rps27.2 gene encoding 40S ribosomal protein S27.2 isoform X1, with the protein MDVKCPGCYKITTVFSHAQTVVLCVGCSTVLCQPTGGKARLTEGCSFRRKQH; encoded by the exons ATGGATGTCAAATGCCCAG GCTGTTATAAGATCACTACCGTGTTCAGTCACGCACAGACGGTGGTCTTGTGTGTAGGATGCTCCACTGTTCTCTGCCAGCCCACTGGAGGAAAGGCTCGCCTCACAGAAG GATGCTCGTTCAGAAGAAAGCAGCACTAG